GGCTGCCCGGCCGCGCTGCCCCCGGCGCCCTCGCTCCTCGTCCCGGCCGCCCTTCGGTAGCACTCTCACGGTGCACGCGGAGGCTCCGGCCTTCCCGCTCGCGCCGCGGGGAGCGGGCTGCGTGCCCCAGCGCTGCTCCGTCCGCCGGGGAGGGGCCGTGGGATCGGGCTCTTCGCTAAACGTGACCGGGCTGCACGGCTTCATGGAGTAAGGCTGCGTGCAGAAGCGGCACGCGTGGGAGCCCGTGGGCTGCTCCGGGCTGCGGTGGCTCAGCGCGGTCTGGCGGTGCTGCTCTGTAATACCGTGAACCCTCCGAGAGGCCTGCTTCTGCCACGGGGAGCTCTTTGCggctgcagcctggggccgGCTTCTCGTTTTCTTCACCCTCGCTGGCAGGCGGCAATGCCTGTGGGGCTCTGGGAGCAGGCTGCAACAACTCTGCCCTGCCTCCTCAGGAGACGGTCGTGTAGGGAAGAAACGAGCGTGACTCTGCTGttgggcagcacagggctggggctgccgtTGTCGGGTTTTCGGTTCTTTGGATGAGCCCGGTTGTCTCCTACTGGCTTTCCTGCTAAGGAAACTAATTGTTTTGTACCAAGCGCGTAGAAACTGTGTCTTccttgtgtgtttgtttttcttttccctctatTTCTAAAGATAAACTTTAATTCCTATTAAAATGCTTAATTGTGCATTTTTTGCAGtacagtttttttaaaaatttgtttttatttaatacagGAGTTGCTCAGGGTGATGAGGACGATCGATGACAGAATCGTCCATGAATTAAACACTACAATTCCTACAGCCTCCTTTGTAGGGAAAGTTGATGCCAGCCAGACATGTAAAGAGCTCTACCAGTCTGTAAGTGTCTGTTCCTTTAACTTCTGCTCACCTTCAGAAATTTTATGCTGTGCAGTGGCAACTAAAGTGGAGAACCTCAGTTTCTAAGGAAAAGGCTGACTTGATAGATCGTGCTTTAATGTATTCATAGCTGGCATGCTTGACTTCTCTCCACAGCTAAATCACATGGACGTAAAAGGTGCCTTGCTTTAAAATCATGTTGTAGACTGGCTTGTCCTGCAGTACTGTTCTTTTGAGGTGTAATTCCAGATGGCTcgcttctttctttaaaaaatgagtgCTAGCATGCTTCTGTGGTCTTCAGAAACTCTTGCTCATATGTAATCTGCATGCGTATCTTTGATTTTACCATCAGATCAAGTTGGTAGCTACTGCTCAGAGCAATGTTGCTTCTAACGTGTGGATTATAGAGACAAAGGGGGTTCTGTAGACCTAGCAGTACTCTGGTTCTGGAAAGTCTCTCTTAAACTTGtaacacagtttttttttaatttgatatcTGACCTACTTGTTGTGACTTTCTCTCTTGTCGCTTAGCTGATGGAAGCTCACACCAGCCGAGAGAGAATCATCAAAAACTGCATTGCTCAGACTTCAAACGTAGTGAAAACTCtcagagaagagagggaaaagtcACAGGATGATGTAGCATTATTAAAGCAACTCAGGAAAGAGCAGACAAAGGTAAGTGGTGAAGATTTTGAGAGGTCACTTAGAATTAAGAGGTTGTCTTCCCAAATGGAAAGATTTCCTTGATGGAGAGAACCTGAAGGGAATCTTGACTTCATAgaatagaattgtttgagttggaagggatctttaaaaggtcatctagtccaactctcctgcaatgaacagggatatctacagcttgatcagaTTGCTGTCCACCCTGATTTTGAGTGTCTCCatggacagggcatccaccacatctctgggcagcctgttctagtgcttcaccacccctattgtaaaaaatgttttccttgtatccagtctaaatctgccctcttttagtttgaaaccatttccccccGTCCTACCACAATGGAtgctgctaaagagtctgtccccttctttcttatagcccccctttagatgctgaaaggccACCCCAAAGacttctcttctctaggctgaacagtcccagcttaGGCAGTGCACCGTAGGCAGTGCTGTCCTCTGTTCTTGTTGGCTGGATTTGTGAGAACcacaagagcagaacagaactgCTTTTATCCTGTAAATGGCACATCTGAGATTCACAAATGCTTTGAAGAACATCTGTGCTTCTCCACAATGGACTCTAAACTTTGCTGACTAACACCTCCTAGTAGAATGTAACTGTTGACTCTCTTCAGAATGTCTGGAggttccttttgcttttttgagTTCTTGTGAAAAGTCGTGTAACTGCAGATGGTGGGTATGGGTGCCAAGGTATGATCACTAGAAGATAATGAGGTGTTCTTTAAGTTTATCTCTTGTACCACGCAGTTATGCTGCCTTAAAACCATCTTTTTTCATCATTAGCCCGAGAAGCTTCTTTCTTATTCATTATGTTAATCAAGGTTTCTGTCCACTTTGAGGAGCTGCCAGGAAGCTTTGAATTCCAGTtaagctttttgttgttgttgttagtaTTTAGTTTAGATTGTGTGAGAGAGACTTCTGGATTTGCACAAGGGATTATAATGTGCAGACTTCAACTGTGTAGCCTCTGGATGGAAGGTGTACTTCACCAGAGGTGAGGTAGATGGCATATCAGAAGTTTGAAAGAGCACTTCTTTCCAGAGCAGTGAAATGCTGATGCATTTGTAACTAAAGAACTTCCTGGAGGGATGACTGGAACTCAAGGGTTCAGTGTCCATCATCTGATGTTTCCAGGCATTGAGTGAACTGTTTGACATATGCTTTTGGAGAAGTGCTCTGATGTGATCTCGTATTTAAAGAATTGAGTGTCAGGCAAAGTGGTTTTGCCCTCAAAGCCTAACCTACAGAACTTAAAATGATCATCTGCATTACTTGTCCCCCTGTAcacagctctggtgaggctgcagtttgagtactgtgttcagttttcgGTCCCTCACTATGAGAAAGATgtcaaggccctggagtgtgtccagagaagggcaatgaaactggtgaaggatctggagcacaagtcttaagaGTAGAGGCAGAGAGAACtaggattgtttagtctggagaagaggaggctcaggggagaccttatcgctctctacaatTACCTGaaagaggttgtggtgaggtgggggtcagcctcttctcctgcgtGACGAGTGAcagaatgagagggaatggcctcaagttgtgcctgggaaggttcaggttggatattaggaaaatttctcCAAAAGAACACAtaggcactggaacgggctgcccagagcgttgctgagtcaccatccatggaggtgttcaagaaatgtttagatgtacTAAGgagcatggtttagtgggaaatattggtggtaggtggatagttggactggatgatcttagaggtcttttccaaccttgatgattctatgatgctttGGGAAAACTAGCGTGATAGCTTAGCATGTTCTGCAAGTTTTGTTTGCAGtctatttcttaaataatttagtTACTGAGCCTCAAACCTATCGCTGAAACCAATAAGAAGGCTGCAATGATAATGTTTATTAATTACAGGTgatttcatagagtcatagaatcatagaatggcttgggttgaaaaggaccatagTGATCACCTAGTTTGaaccctcctgctgagtgcaggtttgccaaccactagaccaagctgcccagagccatgtccagcctggccttgaatgcctccagggacggggcatccacaatctctgggcatcctgttccagtgcatcaccaccctctgagtgaaaaacttcctcctaatacctaacctaaacctccccgtcttagtttaaaaccattcccccttgtcctgtcactatcaacccatgtaaacagtcattccccctcctgtttatatgttcatttcaagtactggaaggccacagtgaggtctccccagagccttctccaagctaaacaagtccagtCCTTgaacctttcttcatagcagaggtgctccagccctctgatcatctttgtggcctcctctgaacgtgttccaagagctctgcatcttttttgtgctgggtgccccaggcctggatgcagtactccagatggggcctcgcaaaagctgagtagagggggacaatcacctccctctccctgctggccactcctcttttcatgcagcctagaacacagttggccttccaggctgccagcgcacactgctggctcatgtccagcttctcgtccaccaggacccccaagtccttctctgcagggctgctctcaagaagttcttcccccagtttgtataaatacctgggattgtccctgcccaagtgcaacacctcgcacttagccttgttgaacctcattaggttcatgtgggcccacttctccagcctgtccgggtccctctggatggcttcccttccttccagtatattgactgcaccgctcagcttggtgtcatctgcaaacttgctgagggtgctctcgattccatcatctatgtcattgata
The Numida meleagris isolate 19003 breed g44 Domestic line chromosome 1, NumMel1.0, whole genome shotgun sequence genome window above contains:
- the CCDC58 gene encoding coiled-coil domain-containing protein 58 isoform X2; protein product: MRTIDDRIVHELNTTIPTASFVGKVDASQTCKELYQSLMEAHTSRERIIKNCIAQTSNVVKTLREEREKSQDDVALLKQLRKEQTKLKLMQSELNVEEVVNDRSWKVFNERCRIHYKPPKSQ
- the CCDC58 gene encoding coiled-coil domain-containing protein 58 isoform X1, giving the protein MAAPSSAGSCEDFAEFQELLRVMRTIDDRIVHELNTTIPTASFVGKVDASQTCKELYQSLMEAHTSRERIIKNCIAQTSNVVKTLREEREKSQDDVALLKQLRKEQTKLKLMQSELNVEEVVNDRSWKVFNERCRIHYKPPKSQ